From the genome of Miscanthus floridulus cultivar M001 chromosome 10, ASM1932011v1, whole genome shotgun sequence, one region includes:
- the LOC136486088 gene encoding WAT1-related protein At5g64700-like, translated as MDATSKKAYGVAIIIQLIYTGMYVVSKAAFNHGMSTYVFIFYQQAAAAALLLPLAIVLERRNAPPMSFRLFLKLFFYALLGNTLSMNLYNISLKYTSATVASATSNSVPVVTFFLAVLLRLEVVRLRSPSGMAKAAGVALCLAGVLTIAMYTGPSMSPVNHHRAFAAHHPHPQVHADGGGKGTWMKGTFLMLLSNTTWSLWIVMQASLLKEYPNKLLSTLVQCGLSTAQSFLLAIAVERDPAAWKLQLDVGLLAVAYSGLVVTGVSFYL; from the exons ATGGATGCCACCAGCAAGAAAGCCTATGGGGTTGCCATCATCATACAGCTCATCTACACCGGCATGTATGTTGTCTCCAAGGCAGCATTCAACCATGGCATGAGCACCTACGTGTTCATCTTTTACCAACAGGCGGCGGCCGCTGCTCTATTGCTTCCCCTAGCCATTGTTCTTGAAAG GAGGAATGCACCACCCATGTCGTTCAGGTTGTTTCTGAAGCTGTTCTTCTATGCATTGCTTGG CAACACATTGAGCATGAATCTGTACAACATAAGCCTCAAGTACACCTCTGCAACCGTAGCATCGGCAACGAGCAACTCTGTCCCTGTGGTCACCTTCTTCCTGGCAGTCCTGTTAAG GCTGGAAGTGGTTCGGCTGAGAAGCCCGTCAGGCATGGCGAAGGCGGCGGGCGTGGCGCTGTGCCTGGCTGGGGTCCTGACCATCGCCATGTACACGGGTCCCTCGATGAGCCCGGTGAACCACCACCGCGCCTTCGCCGCGCACCATCCTCATCCTCAAGTTCATGCTGATGGTGGCGGCAAGGGGACATGGATGAAGGGCACGTTCCTGATGCTGCTGTCCAACACGACGTGGTCCCTCTGGATCGTCATGCAGGCGTCGCTGCTCAAGGAGTACCCCAACAAGCTGCTGTCCACGCTGGTGCAGTGCGGCCTCAGCACCGCTCAATCCTTCCTCCTCGCCATCGCCGTCGAGCGGGACCCGGCCGCCTGGAAGCTGCAGCTCGACGTCGGCCTCCTCGCCGTCGCCTACTCC GGTCTTGTGGTGACGGGCGTGTCGTTCTACCTGTAG